In the genome of Magnolia sinica isolate HGM2019 chromosome 2, MsV1, whole genome shotgun sequence, one region contains:
- the LOC131227060 gene encoding zinc finger BED domain-containing protein RICESLEEPER 2-like, whose product MIWESVDEITQPDGSIKIRCKFCKTLYSKHSGSSTTHYQRHLHKCVKKPRTSKGGVQQLLSFNISEDDDSKAVLSTYKYDPDKLNEWFARLVIVNEKPFSMVESKVFMGFCKFLYPRCEKASRYTVKRECMKMYAIEKANLKALLESVSRISLTSDMWTASNQRKGYMSLTAHFVDADWKLQKKILNFRHVPPPHIGVVLSDCIYNRLVEWGIEKKISSITLDNASSNDTLISFLRTQFKAAGNLFFEGLKAIDSMIANIRDSIKYIRGSPSRMSTWNDIIQRLDLKSKQQLKLDVCTRWNSTYEMLDTALQFKVAFPELAARDKMYAYVPSDEDWKKAEDVHRFLKVFYNCTKIFSGNKYPTANLFLPEIIFIMNVLKKCAADGPEFLKAMALGMQMKFDKYWAECHLLMGIAVVLDPRCKMAMVRFVFRSLYSSSERVSAETAIINAAIEELFASYDDNSADPSSAIVWGGNTFDAEEYEEENEIENAGQNA is encoded by the exons ATGATATGGGAATCTGTTGATGAGATCACGCAACCAGATGGTTCTATTAAGATTAGATGCAAGTTTTGTAAGACTCTTTATAGCAAGCATTCtggttcttctacaactcactatcAGAGGCATCTACATAAATGTGTGAAGAAACCAAGAACATCGAAGGGTGGAGTCCAGCAACTACTTTCATTTAATATTTCTGAAGATGACGACTCTAAAGCTGTACTCTCAACGTATAAGTATGACCCGGATAAATTAAATGAGTGGTTTGCGAGGTTAGTGATAGTCAATGAGAAGCCATTCAGCATGGTGGAAAGCAAGGTTTTTAtgggattttgtaaatttctataTCCCAGATGTGAGAAGGCCTCTCGATATACTGTgaaaagagagtgcatgaagatgtatgccatTGAGAAAGCTAACTTGAAAGCTCTCCTGGAATCCGTATCCAGAATAAGTTTGACATCTGATATGTGGACGGCCTCAAATCAGAGAAAGGGATATATGTCATTGACTGCACACTTCGTTGATGCGGATTGGAAACTACAAAAGAAGATTTTAAACTTCCGTCATGTTCCTCCTCCTCATATCGGTGTGGTACTGTCCGATTGCATTTACAACCGTCTTGTTGAgtggggcattgaaaagaaaatttcttcaattactttagataatgccTCGTCCAACGATACGTTGATTTCTTTCTTACGTACTCAGTTCAAGGCTGCTGGAAATTTATTTTTCGaag ggctgaaagcaattgaTTCGATGATTGCAAACATACGAGATAGcattaaatatataagggggtcaccttcaagaATGAGTACGTGGAATGACATAATCCaacgtttggatttgaaatctaaacagcAGTTGAAGTTAGATGTCTGCACTCGCTGGAATTCtacttatgaaatgttggatacggctttacaatttaaagttgcattccctGAACTTGCGGCACGTGATAAAATGTATGCATATGTGCCAAGTGATGAAGACTGGAAGAAAGCTGAAGATGTTCATaggtttctcaaagttttttacaactgcacgaagattttttcagGAAATAAGTATCCCACGGCAAATTTATTTCTtcctgaaattattttcattatgaatGTGCTTAAAAAATGTGCTGCCGatggtccagaatttttaaaagcgatGGCTCTAGGAATGCAGatgaaatttgataagtattgggctGAATGCCACTTGTTAATGGGCATTGCAGTTGTCCTGGATCCACGATGTAAGATGGCAATGGTTAGATTTGTTTTCAGATCGCTTTATTCCAGTTCCGAAAGAGTTTCAGCGGAGACCGCCATTATTAATGCTGCAATTGAAGAGCTGTTCGCATCATATGATGATAATTCGGCCGATCCATCAAGTGCAATAG tTTGGGGTGGTAACACTTTTGATGCTGAAGAGTATGAAGAGGAGAATGAAATTGAAAATGCGGGCCAGAATGCTTGA